A region of Candidatus Neomarinimicrobiota bacterium DNA encodes the following proteins:
- a CDS encoding glycoside hydrolase family 97 protein, with translation MKKVIRMLIVIIIYLIVSRSYPNEYSISSPNGTVKLNFILKDGIPYYQVYRSNEPVIILSRLGLKIKEKISFEDHFIVRRIKKDSLDEVWTQVWGEESKIRNNYNELTIQLDGSRRNTGKLVIIFRVYDDGIGFRYFIPEQRRLKKIEILDELTEFNFPGDYEIWWIPAYKPERYEYLYRKTKISQIDTIHTPATIETNNGLYLAIHEAALEKYSSMTLARKGKTKLEVDLVPWSDGIKVKGSLPLKSPWRTIQIADTPGGLITSYLILNLNEPCKLTDVSWIRTGKYVGIWWEMHVGKTTWSSGQKHGATTENTIKYIDFASKYGFQGVLVEGWNVGWDSDWAGAYPSPMNFLKPYPDFDIKRLSEYAKSKGVFVIGHHETGADILNYERQMKEAFKFYEELGIPVVKTGYVGWGKDLPRINEEGKLVREWHHSQYMVEHFRKVIEVAAKHHIMIIAHEPIKDTGERRTWPNMMSREGARGQEYNAWSPDGGNPPEHTTILPFTRLLSGPMDFTPGIFDLTFDKYRPNNKVNTTLAKQLALYVVIYSPFQMAADLPENYEKKLDAFKFIMDVPTDWDRTIVLNGKIGDYVTIVRKDRNSDEWYLGSITDEECRNFEIKLDFLTPGIKYVAEIYRDGDKADWRTNPYDIKIEKKLVKNVDWININLAPGGGTAIRFVPTEK, from the coding sequence ATGAAAAAAGTGATCAGAATGTTGATTGTAATTATAATTTATCTAATAGTTTCCAGGAGCTATCCGAATGAATATTCAATATCTTCGCCAAACGGAACGGTTAAACTTAATTTTATCCTTAAAGATGGAATCCCCTACTATCAGGTCTATCGTTCTAATGAACCTGTTATTATCTTATCAAGATTGGGTTTAAAAATAAAAGAGAAAATTTCCTTCGAAGATCATTTCATAGTGAGGAGAATTAAAAAAGATTCCTTAGATGAAGTCTGGACTCAAGTATGGGGTGAGGAAAGTAAGATAAGAAATAACTATAATGAACTTACAATTCAGTTAGATGGTTCAAGAAGAAATACTGGGAAATTGGTAATAATATTTCGAGTTTATGATGATGGCATAGGATTTAGATATTTCATTCCAGAACAGAGGAGATTAAAAAAAATTGAAATTTTAGATGAGCTTACGGAGTTTAATTTTCCCGGTGATTATGAGATTTGGTGGATACCGGCATATAAGCCCGAAAGATATGAATATCTATATAGAAAGACAAAGATCAGCCAGATAGATACAATTCACACACCTGCTACAATTGAGACTAATAATGGTTTATATCTAGCTATACATGAGGCTGCTTTAGAAAAGTATTCGTCAATGACACTGGCAAGAAAAGGGAAAACTAAATTAGAGGTTGATCTTGTCCCCTGGTCAGATGGGATCAAGGTAAAGGGTAGTTTGCCTTTAAAATCTCCCTGGAGGACTATCCAAATTGCTGATACTCCAGGTGGTTTAATAACTTCTTATCTAATATTAAATCTAAATGAGCCTTGTAAGTTAACAGATGTGAGCTGGATAAGAACTGGTAAATATGTAGGTATCTGGTGGGAGATGCATGTAGGTAAGACGACCTGGTCATCTGGTCAAAAACATGGAGCAACGACAGAGAATACTATAAAATATATAGATTTCGCTTCAAAATACGGTTTTCAAGGGGTTTTAGTTGAAGGTTGGAATGTAGGATGGGATAGTGATTGGGCAGGTGCATATCCAAGCCCGATGAATTTTTTAAAACCATATCCAGATTTTGATATAAAGAGGTTGTCAGAGTATGCGAAATCGAAGGGAGTGTTCGTCATTGGACATCATGAGACGGGTGCAGATATATTGAATTACGAAAGACAGATGAAGGAAGCTTTTAAGTTTTATGAAGAGTTAGGTATTCCCGTTGTAAAGACCGGGTACGTTGGTTGGGGGAAAGACTTGCCAAGGATTAATGAGGAAGGGAAACTTGTAAGAGAATGGCATCATAGCCAGTATATGGTAGAACATTTCAGAAAGGTTATAGAGGTAGCAGCAAAACATCATATAATGATAATAGCACATGAGCCGATAAAAGATACTGGTGAGAGGAGGACATGGCCTAATATGATGTCGAGGGAAGGTGCAAGAGGGCAGGAATATAATGCTTGGTCGCCTGATGGTGGTAATCCGCCTGAACACACAACGATTTTACCATTTACAAGGCTATTATCAGGACCTATGGATTTTACACCCGGGATATTTGATCTTACCTTTGATAAATACAGACCAAATAATAAAGTAAATACGACACTTGCCAAGCAACTTGCATTGTATGTAGTGATATATTCACCATTTCAGATGGCGGCGGACTTACCAGAGAATTATGAGAAAAAACTGGATGCATTTAAGTTTATAATGGATGTACCAACTGACTGGGATAGAACGATTGTATTAAATGGAAAAATAGGAGATTATGTGACAATTGTGAGAAAGGATAGAAATTCTGATGAGTGGTATTTAGGCAGTATTACCGATGAGGAGTGTAGGAACTTTGAGATAAAACTTGACTTTTTGACTCCCGGGATAAAATATGTAGCAGAAATATATAGAGATGGGGATAAGGCAGACTGGAGAACAAATCCTTATGATATAAAAATTGAGAAAAAATTAGTAAAAAACGTTGATTGGATTAATATAAACCTTGCGCCAGGAGGTGGGACTGCTATAAGGTTTGTCCCAACAGAAAAATAA